In Nocardia sp. NBC_00403, one DNA window encodes the following:
- a CDS encoding TetR/AcrR family transcriptional regulator: protein MTASNDPVVGARERILATAYALFTRRGIRDVGIDEVIAKAGIAKATLYRHFRTKDELVIAVLARREQLWTFGFVEHRSHLRGNTAEERLLAIFDVFDEWFAAADFEACTFINVLAEMGPNHPTGRASIVHLDRIRDVVRARAIEADLRDPEEFARSWHILMKGSIVAATEGDRGAARRAQRMAAALIDQYRSDAAQPNSNVATTGA from the coding sequence ATGACTGCCAGCAACGACCCAGTTGTCGGCGCTCGCGAGCGAATTCTGGCCACTGCCTACGCGTTGTTCACTCGACGCGGTATTCGAGATGTCGGCATCGACGAAGTCATCGCCAAGGCCGGGATCGCGAAAGCCACATTGTACCGGCATTTTCGGACAAAGGACGAGTTGGTCATCGCGGTGCTCGCGCGCCGCGAACAACTGTGGACCTTCGGCTTCGTCGAGCACCGGTCGCACTTGCGCGGCAACACAGCGGAAGAGCGTTTGCTGGCTATTTTCGACGTGTTCGACGAATGGTTTGCCGCTGCGGATTTCGAGGCATGCACCTTCATCAATGTGCTGGCGGAAATGGGCCCGAACCATCCGACCGGTCGGGCGAGCATCGTGCATCTCGATCGAATTCGTGACGTGGTACGCGCCCGTGCGATCGAAGCGGACCTGCGGGATCCCGAGGAGTTCGCTCGTTCCTGGCACATCCTGATGAAGGGTTCCATTGTCGCCGCGACCGAGGGTGATCGCGGCGCCGCCCGTCGTGCTCAGCGCATGGCGGCCGCCCTGATCGATCAGTATCGCAGCGACGCGGCTCAA
- a CDS encoding STAS domain-containing protein: MSRPRGDVTLVEVAGEIDLCTAPTLRENLVRAFGFQANTMVVDLSPVTFFAAAGVTALIEVLAEAEKSARRVLLITAGRSVGRVIEITGLSASLHCVGSLDAALAEGYEATA; encoded by the coding sequence GTGAGCCGTCCGCGCGGTGACGTGACACTGGTCGAAGTCGCCGGTGAGATCGACCTGTGCACCGCGCCGACGCTGCGGGAGAATCTGGTGCGTGCCTTCGGTTTTCAAGCGAACACCATGGTGGTCGACCTGTCACCGGTGACCTTCTTCGCCGCGGCCGGGGTCACCGCGCTGATCGAGGTACTGGCGGAGGCCGAAAAGTCCGCTCGCCGAGTACTTTTGATCACGGCGGGGCGCAGCGTCGGACGCGTCATCGAGATCACCGGCCTCTCCGCGAGCCTGCATTGTGTCGGCTCCCTGGACGCCGCACTCGCCGAAGGATACGAGGCGACGGCCTAG